From the Scatophagus argus isolate fScaArg1 chromosome 21, fScaArg1.pri, whole genome shotgun sequence genome, one window contains:
- the brsk1a gene encoding serine/threonine-protein kinase BRSK2 isoform X7, whose translation MSKELSLSQSAQYVGPYRLEKTLGKGQTGLVKLGVHCITGQKVAIKIVNREKLSESVLMKVEREIAILKLIEHPHVLKLHDVYENNKYLYLVLEHVSGGELFDYLVKKGRLTPKEARKFFRQIISALDFCHSHSICHRDLKPENLLLDEKNNIRIADFGMASLQVGDSLLETSCGSPHYACPEVIRGEKYDGRRADVWSCGVILFALLVGALPFDHDNLRQLLEKVKSGVFHMPHFIPPDCQSLLKGMIEVNPEKRLTLEAIQKHAWYQGGRNEPCPEQPPPRRVCVRRILSLTELDPDVLDSMHSLGCFRDRVKLTRDLQCEEENQEKMIYYLLLDRKERYPSYEDEDLPPRNDVDPPRKRVDSPMLTRHGRCRPERKSLEVLSVTEQGSPTPPRRALDTAAHSQRSRSVSGASTGLSSSPLSSPRVTPQGSPLPTPLGTPVHHPHHPSSTPPSSSSSSSSSRAEGGGGVGSLSLTPPSSPGGGSGMAASSSAHWRTRLNSFKNNLLGSPRFHRRKLQVPTSEDMSSLTPESSPELAKKSWFGNFIGLEKEEQIFVVIRDKPLSSVKADIVHAFLSIPSLSHSVLSQTSFRAEYKSSGGPSVFQKPVKFQVDIAFSEGERERDRERTEREGRRETGIYSVTFTLISGPSRRFRRVVETIQAQLLSSHDQPMVQALSDPFPDEKNGRPHGTPTRQNSRRSEGGGDRCEWGDRADGGGIGGSGGVLQRRGSAKERTRLLSSNGTQSQP comes from the exons ATGAGTAAGGAACTGTCTCTAAGTCAGTCAGCTCAATATGTTGGGCCCTACAGACTGGAAAAAACTCTGGGGAAGGGACAGACAG GACTGGTCAAGCTTGGGGTCCATTGTATTACGGGTCAGAAGGTAGCGATCAAAATAGTCAACAGAGAGAAGCTGTCTGAGTCAGTCCTGATGAAG GTTGAGAGGGAGATTGCCATTCTGAAACTGATTGAGCATCCGCATGTGTTGAAGCTGCATGATGTTTATGAGAATAACAAATATCT GTACCTGGTGTTGGAGCATGTGTCAGGAGGAGAGTTGTTTGACTACCTGGTGAAGAAGGGCCGACTGACTCCAAAAGAGGCCAGGAAGTTCTTCAGACAGATCATCTCTGCTTTGGATTTCTGCCACAGTCATTCCATCTG tcaCAGAGACCTGAAGCCCGAGAACCTGCTCCTGGATGAAAAGAACAACATTCGTATTGCTGACTTTGGAATGGCCTCCCTACAGGTGGGAGACAGTCTGTTAGAGACCAGCTGTGG aTCACCACATTATGCCTGCCCTGAAGTTATTCGG GGGGAGAAATATGATGGGCGGAGAGCAGATGTGTGGAGCTGTGGAGTCATCCTTTTTGCTCTGCTGGTG GGTGCCCTGCCTTTTGACCATGATAATTTACGTCAGCTCCTGGAGAAGGTGAAGAGTGGGGTGTTTCACATGCCCCACTTCATCCCCCCGGACTGCCAGtctttgctcaagggcatgaTTGAGGTCAATCCTGAAAAGAGGCTCACG CTAGAGGCCATTCAGAAACATGCCTGGTATCA GGGTGGTCGTAATGAGCCGTGTCCTGAGCAGCCTCCTCCCaggcgagtgtgtgtgaggcgaATATTGTCCCTGACTGAGCTGGACCCAGATGTGTTGGACAGCATGCATTCACTGGGTTGTTTCCGAGACCGAGTCAAGCTCACACGTGATTTGCAATGTGAAGA AGAAAACCAGGAGAAGATGATCTATTACCTACTGCTGGacaggaaggagcgctacccGAGCTATGAGGATGAGGACTTGCCTCCGCGCAATGACGTAG ACCCTCCTCGAAAGCGTGTTGACTCTCCTATGCTGACACGCCATGGCCGCTGTCGCCCCGAGAGGAAAAGCCTGGAGGTGCTGAGTGTTACTGAACAAGGGTCTCCTACCCCGCCTCGCAGGGCCCTGGACACAGCTGCCCACAGCCAGAG GTCTCGGTCAGTCAGTGGAGCTTCAACTGGTCTCTCCTCCAGCCCTCTCAGTAGTCCCAGG GTCACTCCCCAAGGCTCTCCGTTGCCCACACCCCTGGGCACCCCTGTCCACCACCCtcaccacccctcctccaccccgccctcctcttcttcgtcctcatcctcttcacgggcggagggagggggaggggtgggcTCCCTGTCGCTGACCCCGCCCTCCAGCCCAGGAGGGGGGAGCGGCATGGCAGCCAGCAGCTCTGCACACTGGAGGACTCGCCTCAATTCTTTCAAGAACAACCTGCTGGGCTCACCCCGTTTCCATCGGCGTAAACTGCAAG ttcCCACATCAGAAGACATGTCTAGTCTAACACCGGAATCCAGCCCTGA GCTGGCCAAGAAGTCGTGGTTTGGAAACTTCATCGGCttggagaaagaggagcagatCTTTGTGGTGATCAGAGACAAACCCCTGAGTTCTGTCAAAGCCGACATTGTCCAtgccttcctgtct ATCCCATCGCTCAGTCACAGCGTCCTCTCCCAAACCAGCTTCCGGGCCGAGTACAAATCCTCCGGAGGCCCCTCCGTCTTCCAGAAGCCCGTCAAGTTCCAGGTGGACATTGCTTTCTCAGAGGGCGAGAGGGAGCGGGACAGGGAGAGGACCGAgagggagggcaggagggagacaggaatCTACAGCGTGACATTCACCCTCATATCAG GTCCGAGTCGCAGGTTCAGACGAGTGGTAGAGACGATTCAAGCTCAGCTTCTCAGCTCCCATGACCAACCCATGGTGCAAGCCCTATCTG ATCCCTTCCCAGATGAGAAGAACGGCCGGCCCCACGGGACCCCCACCCGCCAAAACTCGAGGCGCTCCGAGGGTGGGGGCGACAGGTGCGAGTGGGGTGACCGAGCAGATGGCGGAGGCATAGGAGGCAGCGGGGGAGTTCTGCAGCGCAGAGGCTCGGCGAAAGAGAGAACCCGACTGCTGTCCTCCAATGGAACCCAATCCCAACCATAG
- the brsk1a gene encoding serine/threonine-protein kinase BRSK2 isoform X6 produces MSKELSLSQSAQYVGPYRLEKTLGKGQTGLVKLGVHCITGQKVAIKIVNREKLSESVLMKVEREIAILKLIEHPHVLKLHDVYENNKYLYLVLEHVSGGELFDYLVKKGRLTPKEARKFFRQIISALDFCHSHSICHRDLKPENLLLDEKNNIRIADFGMASLQVGDSLLETSCGSPHYACPEVIRGEKYDGRRADVWSCGVILFALLVGALPFDHDNLRQLLEKVKSGVFHMPHFIPPDCQSLLKGMIEVNPEKRLTLEAIQKHAWYQGGRNEPCPEQPPPRRVCVRRILSLTELDPDVLDSMHSLGCFRDRVKLTRDLQCEEENQEKMIYYLLLDRKERYPSYEDEDLPPRNDVADPPRKRVDSPMLTRHGRCRPERKSLEVLSVTEQGSPTPPRRALDTAAHSQRSRSVSGASTGLSSSPLSSPRVTPQGSPLPTPLGTPVHHPHHPSSTPPSSSSSSSSSRAEGGGGVGSLSLTPPSSPGGGSGMAASSSAHWRTRLNSFKNNLLGSPRFHRRKLQVPTSEDMSSLTPESSPELAKKSWFGNFIGLEKEEQIFVVIRDKPLSSVKADIVHAFLSIPSLSHSVLSQTSFRAEYKSSGGPSVFQKPVKFQVDIAFSEGERERDRERTEREGRRETGIYSVTFTLISGPSRRFRRVVETIQAQLLSSHDQPMVQALSDPFPDEKNGRPHGTPTRQNSRRSEGGGDRCEWGDRADGGGIGGSGGVLQRRGSAKERTRLLSSNGTQSQP; encoded by the exons ATGAGTAAGGAACTGTCTCTAAGTCAGTCAGCTCAATATGTTGGGCCCTACAGACTGGAAAAAACTCTGGGGAAGGGACAGACAG GACTGGTCAAGCTTGGGGTCCATTGTATTACGGGTCAGAAGGTAGCGATCAAAATAGTCAACAGAGAGAAGCTGTCTGAGTCAGTCCTGATGAAG GTTGAGAGGGAGATTGCCATTCTGAAACTGATTGAGCATCCGCATGTGTTGAAGCTGCATGATGTTTATGAGAATAACAAATATCT GTACCTGGTGTTGGAGCATGTGTCAGGAGGAGAGTTGTTTGACTACCTGGTGAAGAAGGGCCGACTGACTCCAAAAGAGGCCAGGAAGTTCTTCAGACAGATCATCTCTGCTTTGGATTTCTGCCACAGTCATTCCATCTG tcaCAGAGACCTGAAGCCCGAGAACCTGCTCCTGGATGAAAAGAACAACATTCGTATTGCTGACTTTGGAATGGCCTCCCTACAGGTGGGAGACAGTCTGTTAGAGACCAGCTGTGG aTCACCACATTATGCCTGCCCTGAAGTTATTCGG GGGGAGAAATATGATGGGCGGAGAGCAGATGTGTGGAGCTGTGGAGTCATCCTTTTTGCTCTGCTGGTG GGTGCCCTGCCTTTTGACCATGATAATTTACGTCAGCTCCTGGAGAAGGTGAAGAGTGGGGTGTTTCACATGCCCCACTTCATCCCCCCGGACTGCCAGtctttgctcaagggcatgaTTGAGGTCAATCCTGAAAAGAGGCTCACG CTAGAGGCCATTCAGAAACATGCCTGGTATCA GGGTGGTCGTAATGAGCCGTGTCCTGAGCAGCCTCCTCCCaggcgagtgtgtgtgaggcgaATATTGTCCCTGACTGAGCTGGACCCAGATGTGTTGGACAGCATGCATTCACTGGGTTGTTTCCGAGACCGAGTCAAGCTCACACGTGATTTGCAATGTGAAGA AGAAAACCAGGAGAAGATGATCTATTACCTACTGCTGGacaggaaggagcgctacccGAGCTATGAGGATGAGGACTTGCCTCCGCGCAATGACGTAG CAGACCCTCCTCGAAAGCGTGTTGACTCTCCTATGCTGACACGCCATGGCCGCTGTCGCCCCGAGAGGAAAAGCCTGGAGGTGCTGAGTGTTACTGAACAAGGGTCTCCTACCCCGCCTCGCAGGGCCCTGGACACAGCTGCCCACAGCCAGAG GTCTCGGTCAGTCAGTGGAGCTTCAACTGGTCTCTCCTCCAGCCCTCTCAGTAGTCCCAGG GTCACTCCCCAAGGCTCTCCGTTGCCCACACCCCTGGGCACCCCTGTCCACCACCCtcaccacccctcctccaccccgccctcctcttcttcgtcctcatcctcttcacgggcggagggagggggaggggtgggcTCCCTGTCGCTGACCCCGCCCTCCAGCCCAGGAGGGGGGAGCGGCATGGCAGCCAGCAGCTCTGCACACTGGAGGACTCGCCTCAATTCTTTCAAGAACAACCTGCTGGGCTCACCCCGTTTCCATCGGCGTAAACTGCAAG ttcCCACATCAGAAGACATGTCTAGTCTAACACCGGAATCCAGCCCTGA GCTGGCCAAGAAGTCGTGGTTTGGAAACTTCATCGGCttggagaaagaggagcagatCTTTGTGGTGATCAGAGACAAACCCCTGAGTTCTGTCAAAGCCGACATTGTCCAtgccttcctgtct ATCCCATCGCTCAGTCACAGCGTCCTCTCCCAAACCAGCTTCCGGGCCGAGTACAAATCCTCCGGAGGCCCCTCCGTCTTCCAGAAGCCCGTCAAGTTCCAGGTGGACATTGCTTTCTCAGAGGGCGAGAGGGAGCGGGACAGGGAGAGGACCGAgagggagggcaggagggagacaggaatCTACAGCGTGACATTCACCCTCATATCAG GTCCGAGTCGCAGGTTCAGACGAGTGGTAGAGACGATTCAAGCTCAGCTTCTCAGCTCCCATGACCAACCCATGGTGCAAGCCCTATCTG ATCCCTTCCCAGATGAGAAGAACGGCCGGCCCCACGGGACCCCCACCCGCCAAAACTCGAGGCGCTCCGAGGGTGGGGGCGACAGGTGCGAGTGGGGTGACCGAGCAGATGGCGGAGGCATAGGAGGCAGCGGGGGAGTTCTGCAGCGCAGAGGCTCGGCGAAAGAGAGAACCCGACTGCTGTCCTCCAATGGAACCCAATCCCAACCATAG
- the brsk1a gene encoding serine/threonine-protein kinase BRSK1 isoform X3, whose product MSKELSLSQSAQYVGPYRLEKTLGKGQTGLVKLGVHCITGQKVAIKIVNREKLSESVLMKVEREIAILKLIEHPHVLKLHDVYENNKYLYLVLEHVSGGELFDYLVKKGRLTPKEARKFFRQIISALDFCHSHSICHRDLKPENLLLDEKNNIRIADFGMASLQVGDSLLETSCGSPHYACPEVIRGEKYDGRRADVWSCGVILFALLVGALPFDHDNLRQLLEKVKSGVFHMPHFIPPDCQSLLKGMIEVNPEKRLTLEAIQKHAWYQGGRNEPCPEQPPPRRVCVRRILSLTELDPDVLDSMHSLGCFRDRVKLTRDLQCEEENQEKMIYYLLLDRKERYPSYEDEDLPPRNDVADPPRKRVDSPMLTRHGRCRPERKSLEVLSVTEQGSPTPPRRALDTAAHSQRSRSVSGASTGLSSSPLSSPRSYQSPVFTFSQSDVTCATATPLTREPKQGSTTTPRSARAHDKPKGPPNPKTQTLPTKGPADRPHLQPIKSLPLHNPSSRSPSPSPLLSPIPRFFFPSSSVLKSVTKSFYPNSAHSVPQVTPQGSPLPTPLGTPVHHPHHPSSTPPSSSSSSSSSRAEGGGGVGSLSLTPPSSPGGGSGMAASSSAHWRTRLNSFKNNLLGSPRFHRRKLQVPTSEDMSSLTPESSPELAKKSWFGNFIGLEKEEQIFVVIRDKPLSSVKADIVHAFLSIPSLSHSVLSQTSFRAEYKSSGGPSVFQKPVKFQVDIAFSEGERERDRERTEREGRRETGIYSVTFTLISGPSRRFRRVVETIQAQLLSSHDQPMVQALSDEKNGRPHGTPTRQNSRRSEGGGDRCEWGDRADGGGIGGSGGVLQRRGSAKERTRLLSSNGTQSQP is encoded by the exons ATGAGTAAGGAACTGTCTCTAAGTCAGTCAGCTCAATATGTTGGGCCCTACAGACTGGAAAAAACTCTGGGGAAGGGACAGACAG GACTGGTCAAGCTTGGGGTCCATTGTATTACGGGTCAGAAGGTAGCGATCAAAATAGTCAACAGAGAGAAGCTGTCTGAGTCAGTCCTGATGAAG GTTGAGAGGGAGATTGCCATTCTGAAACTGATTGAGCATCCGCATGTGTTGAAGCTGCATGATGTTTATGAGAATAACAAATATCT GTACCTGGTGTTGGAGCATGTGTCAGGAGGAGAGTTGTTTGACTACCTGGTGAAGAAGGGCCGACTGACTCCAAAAGAGGCCAGGAAGTTCTTCAGACAGATCATCTCTGCTTTGGATTTCTGCCACAGTCATTCCATCTG tcaCAGAGACCTGAAGCCCGAGAACCTGCTCCTGGATGAAAAGAACAACATTCGTATTGCTGACTTTGGAATGGCCTCCCTACAGGTGGGAGACAGTCTGTTAGAGACCAGCTGTGG aTCACCACATTATGCCTGCCCTGAAGTTATTCGG GGGGAGAAATATGATGGGCGGAGAGCAGATGTGTGGAGCTGTGGAGTCATCCTTTTTGCTCTGCTGGTG GGTGCCCTGCCTTTTGACCATGATAATTTACGTCAGCTCCTGGAGAAGGTGAAGAGTGGGGTGTTTCACATGCCCCACTTCATCCCCCCGGACTGCCAGtctttgctcaagggcatgaTTGAGGTCAATCCTGAAAAGAGGCTCACG CTAGAGGCCATTCAGAAACATGCCTGGTATCA GGGTGGTCGTAATGAGCCGTGTCCTGAGCAGCCTCCTCCCaggcgagtgtgtgtgaggcgaATATTGTCCCTGACTGAGCTGGACCCAGATGTGTTGGACAGCATGCATTCACTGGGTTGTTTCCGAGACCGAGTCAAGCTCACACGTGATTTGCAATGTGAAGA AGAAAACCAGGAGAAGATGATCTATTACCTACTGCTGGacaggaaggagcgctacccGAGCTATGAGGATGAGGACTTGCCTCCGCGCAATGACGTAG CAGACCCTCCTCGAAAGCGTGTTGACTCTCCTATGCTGACACGCCATGGCCGCTGTCGCCCCGAGAGGAAAAGCCTGGAGGTGCTGAGTGTTACTGAACAAGGGTCTCCTACCCCGCCTCGCAGGGCCCTGGACACAGCTGCCCACAGCCAGAG GTCTCGGTCAGTCAGTGGAGCTTCAACTGGTCTCTCCTCCAGCCCTCTCAGTAGTCCCAGG TCCTATCAGAGCCCCGTCTTcactttcagccaatcagacgtCACCTGTGCCACTGCTACCCCCCTCACAAGGGAGCCTAAACAGGGAAGCACCACTACTCCTCGCTCAGCAAGGGCACATGACAAGCCCAAAGGTCCGCCCAACCCAAAGACCCAGACCCTGCCCACCAAGGGACCTGCTGACCGACCCCATCTGCAGCCCATCAAATCCCTGCCTCTGCACAACCCATCCTCCCGCTCACCCTCCCCCTCTCCGCTCCTGTCACCCATACCCCGTTTCTTCTTCCCCTCGTCCTCTGTCCTAAAGTCAGTGACTAAGAGCTTCTACCCAAACTCTGCCCACTCTGTGCCGCAGGTCACTCCCCAAGGCTCTCCGTTGCCCACACCCCTGGGCACCCCTGTCCACCACCCtcaccacccctcctccaccccgccctcctcttcttcgtcctcatcctcttcacgggcggagggagggggaggggtgggcTCCCTGTCGCTGACCCCGCCCTCCAGCCCAGGAGGGGGGAGCGGCATGGCAGCCAGCAGCTCTGCACACTGGAGGACTCGCCTCAATTCTTTCAAGAACAACCTGCTGGGCTCACCCCGTTTCCATCGGCGTAAACTGCAAG ttcCCACATCAGAAGACATGTCTAGTCTAACACCGGAATCCAGCCCTGA GCTGGCCAAGAAGTCGTGGTTTGGAAACTTCATCGGCttggagaaagaggagcagatCTTTGTGGTGATCAGAGACAAACCCCTGAGTTCTGTCAAAGCCGACATTGTCCAtgccttcctgtct ATCCCATCGCTCAGTCACAGCGTCCTCTCCCAAACCAGCTTCCGGGCCGAGTACAAATCCTCCGGAGGCCCCTCCGTCTTCCAGAAGCCCGTCAAGTTCCAGGTGGACATTGCTTTCTCAGAGGGCGAGAGGGAGCGGGACAGGGAGAGGACCGAgagggagggcaggagggagacaggaatCTACAGCGTGACATTCACCCTCATATCAG GTCCGAGTCGCAGGTTCAGACGAGTGGTAGAGACGATTCAAGCTCAGCTTCTCAGCTCCCATGACCAACCCATGGTGCAAGCCCTATCTG ATGAGAAGAACGGCCGGCCCCACGGGACCCCCACCCGCCAAAACTCGAGGCGCTCCGAGGGTGGGGGCGACAGGTGCGAGTGGGGTGACCGAGCAGATGGCGGAGGCATAGGAGGCAGCGGGGGAGTTCTGCAGCGCAGAGGCTCGGCGAAAGAGAGAACCCGACTGCTGTCCTCCAATGGAACCCAATCCCAACCATAG
- the brsk1a gene encoding serine/threonine-protein kinase BRSK1 isoform X5 — protein sequence MSKELSLSQSAQYVGPYRLEKTLGKGQTGLVKLGVHCITGQKVAIKIVNREKLSESVLMKVEREIAILKLIEHPHVLKLHDVYENNKYLYLVLEHVSGGELFDYLVKKGRLTPKEARKFFRQIISALDFCHSHSICHRDLKPENLLLDEKNNIRIADFGMASLQVGDSLLETSCGSPHYACPEVIRGEKYDGRRADVWSCGVILFALLVGALPFDHDNLRQLLEKVKSGVFHMPHFIPPDCQSLLKGMIEVNPEKRLTLEAIQKHAWYQGGRNEPCPEQPPPRRVCVRRILSLTELDPDVLDSMHSLGCFRDRVKLTRDLQCEEENQEKMIYYLLLDRKERYPSYEDEDLPPRNDVADPPRKRVDSPMLTRHGRCRPERKSLEVLSVTEQGSPTPPRRALDTAAHSQRSRSVSGASTGLSSSPLSSPRSYQSPVFTFSQSDVTCATATPLTREPKQGSTTTPRSARAHDKPKGPPNPKTQTLPTKGPADRPHLQPIKSLPLHNPSSRSPSPSPLLSPIPRFFFPSSSVLKSVTKSFYPNSAHSVPQVTPQGSPLPTPLGTPVHHPHHPSSTPPSSSSSSSSSRAEGGGGVGSLSLTPPSSPGGGSGMAASSSAHWRTRLNSFKNNLLGSPRFHRRKLQVPTSEDMSSLTPESSPELAKKSWFGNFIGLEKEEQIFVVIRDKPLSSVKADIVHAFLSSVGLSASSLSSHHTDPIAQSQRPLPNQLPGRVQILRRPLRLPEARQVPGGHCFLRGREGAGQGEDREGGQEGDRNLQRDIHPHIRSESQVQTSGRDDSSSASQLP from the exons ATGAGTAAGGAACTGTCTCTAAGTCAGTCAGCTCAATATGTTGGGCCCTACAGACTGGAAAAAACTCTGGGGAAGGGACAGACAG GACTGGTCAAGCTTGGGGTCCATTGTATTACGGGTCAGAAGGTAGCGATCAAAATAGTCAACAGAGAGAAGCTGTCTGAGTCAGTCCTGATGAAG GTTGAGAGGGAGATTGCCATTCTGAAACTGATTGAGCATCCGCATGTGTTGAAGCTGCATGATGTTTATGAGAATAACAAATATCT GTACCTGGTGTTGGAGCATGTGTCAGGAGGAGAGTTGTTTGACTACCTGGTGAAGAAGGGCCGACTGACTCCAAAAGAGGCCAGGAAGTTCTTCAGACAGATCATCTCTGCTTTGGATTTCTGCCACAGTCATTCCATCTG tcaCAGAGACCTGAAGCCCGAGAACCTGCTCCTGGATGAAAAGAACAACATTCGTATTGCTGACTTTGGAATGGCCTCCCTACAGGTGGGAGACAGTCTGTTAGAGACCAGCTGTGG aTCACCACATTATGCCTGCCCTGAAGTTATTCGG GGGGAGAAATATGATGGGCGGAGAGCAGATGTGTGGAGCTGTGGAGTCATCCTTTTTGCTCTGCTGGTG GGTGCCCTGCCTTTTGACCATGATAATTTACGTCAGCTCCTGGAGAAGGTGAAGAGTGGGGTGTTTCACATGCCCCACTTCATCCCCCCGGACTGCCAGtctttgctcaagggcatgaTTGAGGTCAATCCTGAAAAGAGGCTCACG CTAGAGGCCATTCAGAAACATGCCTGGTATCA GGGTGGTCGTAATGAGCCGTGTCCTGAGCAGCCTCCTCCCaggcgagtgtgtgtgaggcgaATATTGTCCCTGACTGAGCTGGACCCAGATGTGTTGGACAGCATGCATTCACTGGGTTGTTTCCGAGACCGAGTCAAGCTCACACGTGATTTGCAATGTGAAGA AGAAAACCAGGAGAAGATGATCTATTACCTACTGCTGGacaggaaggagcgctacccGAGCTATGAGGATGAGGACTTGCCTCCGCGCAATGACGTAG CAGACCCTCCTCGAAAGCGTGTTGACTCTCCTATGCTGACACGCCATGGCCGCTGTCGCCCCGAGAGGAAAAGCCTGGAGGTGCTGAGTGTTACTGAACAAGGGTCTCCTACCCCGCCTCGCAGGGCCCTGGACACAGCTGCCCACAGCCAGAG GTCTCGGTCAGTCAGTGGAGCTTCAACTGGTCTCTCCTCCAGCCCTCTCAGTAGTCCCAGG TCCTATCAGAGCCCCGTCTTcactttcagccaatcagacgtCACCTGTGCCACTGCTACCCCCCTCACAAGGGAGCCTAAACAGGGAAGCACCACTACTCCTCGCTCAGCAAGGGCACATGACAAGCCCAAAGGTCCGCCCAACCCAAAGACCCAGACCCTGCCCACCAAGGGACCTGCTGACCGACCCCATCTGCAGCCCATCAAATCCCTGCCTCTGCACAACCCATCCTCCCGCTCACCCTCCCCCTCTCCGCTCCTGTCACCCATACCCCGTTTCTTCTTCCCCTCGTCCTCTGTCCTAAAGTCAGTGACTAAGAGCTTCTACCCAAACTCTGCCCACTCTGTGCCGCAGGTCACTCCCCAAGGCTCTCCGTTGCCCACACCCCTGGGCACCCCTGTCCACCACCCtcaccacccctcctccaccccgccctcctcttcttcgtcctcatcctcttcacgggcggagggagggggaggggtgggcTCCCTGTCGCTGACCCCGCCCTCCAGCCCAGGAGGGGGGAGCGGCATGGCAGCCAGCAGCTCTGCACACTGGAGGACTCGCCTCAATTCTTTCAAGAACAACCTGCTGGGCTCACCCCGTTTCCATCGGCGTAAACTGCAAG ttcCCACATCAGAAGACATGTCTAGTCTAACACCGGAATCCAGCCCTGA GCTGGCCAAGAAGTCGTGGTTTGGAAACTTCATCGGCttggagaaagaggagcagatCTTTGTGGTGATCAGAGACAAACCCCTGAGTTCTGTCAAAGCCGACATTGTCCAtgccttcctgtct TCTGTCggtctctctgcttcttctctgtcttcccACCACACAGATCCCATCGCTCAGTCACAGCGTCCTCTCCCAAACCAGCTTCCGGGCCGAGTACAAATCCTCCGGAGGCCCCTCCGTCTTCCAGAAGCCCGTCAAGTTCCAGGTGGACATTGCTTTCTCAGAGGGCGAGAGGGAGCGGGACAGGGAGAGGACCGAgagggagggcaggagggagacaggaatCTACAGCGTGACATTCACCCTCATATCAG GTCCGAGTCGCAGGTTCAGACGAGTGGTAGAGACGATTCAAGCTCAGCTTCTCAGCTCCCATGA